The following coding sequences lie in one Numida meleagris isolate 19003 breed g44 Domestic line chromosome Z, NumMel1.0, whole genome shotgun sequence genomic window:
- the LOC110390281 gene encoding LOW QUALITY PROTEIN: zinc finger protein 474 (The sequence of the model RefSeq protein was modified relative to this genomic sequence to represent the inferred CDS: substituted 3 bases at 3 genomic stop codons): MVRWPATVVRYIYSHEYGTKSVSIHQPQXLKKKXYQENDMLPKHLKRPEPRKPEISPIQAKGFYDLDSLKXAAWIRAQNQLVPCDVCGRTFLPDRLIIHPKSCKLKPAA, encoded by the exons ATGGTAAGATGGCCAGCAACTGTGGTTCGTTACATATATAGCCATGAGTATGGAACAAAATCTGTTAGTATCCATCAGCCACaatgactcaaaaaaaaatagtatcaaGAGAATGACATGCTACCCAAGCACTTGAAAAGGCCAGAGCCCAGAAAGCCTGAAATCAGTCCCATACAAG ccAAAGGTTTCTATGATCTCGATTCTTTAAAATAGGCTGCCTGGATCAGAGCCCAGAACCAGCTAGTTCCATGTGATGTTTGTGGGCGTACTTTCCTTCCAGACAGACTGATCATACACCCAAAGTCCTGTAAACTGAAACCTGCAGCATGA